One segment of Glandiceps talaboti chromosome 21, keGlaTala1.1, whole genome shotgun sequence DNA contains the following:
- the LOC144451238 gene encoding putative G-protein coupled receptor 153: MLPTSAEMNDTAGEETYSMEYGNAVAWTAVVAFSLIHNMICMHVVAEYTEKWKSGDMLIFSLILTEFFNLAMPMSILSIITVAESKWNTTTCQFLLWSMLTFRVVVALHQAFLALDRVWFLKWPSTYRVHFAAHRSSKTVVFIWLLSTLAGFMPILGWEDTTNADVQQTGQCHILLSNMGLGYAVSMEILLMLTQAVGSTCIIACVVGMYLSSQRAARRHRRNNRIPSIVIESETGERTPALEGRMDIRCNHQNCILVCCLVFFDYLIDGIPYVVSMILLLRM, from the coding sequence ATGTTGCCTACATCAGCTGAAATGAATGACACAGCTGGCGAGGAGACGTATTCGATGGAATACGGCAATGCTGTGGCGTGGACGGCGGTCGTGGCGTTTAGTCTTATACataatatgatatgtatgcaCGTAGTGGCGGAATACACGGAGAAATGGAAGAGCGGTGAtatgttgatattttcattgatattaACGGAGTTTTTCAACCTTGCGATGCCtatgtcaatattatcaattattACCGTGGCCGAGTCTAAGTGGAATACGACAACTTGTCAGTTCCTTCTGTGGAGTATGCTAACGTTTCGAGTTGTTGTGGCTCTACACCAAGCCTTTCTTGCATTAGATCGTGTATGGTTTCTGAAATGGCCATCTACCTACCGAGTACATTTTGCAGCACACCGGAGCAGTAAAACAGTTGTTTTTATATGGCTATTAAGTACCTTAGCCGGGTTTATGCCAATCCTTGGCTGGGAAGACACGACGAACGCCGACGTTCAGCAGACGGGTCAGTGTCACATATTACTGTCAAACATGGGTCTTGGTTATGCGGTCTCCATGGAAATACTTCTCATGCTAACACAGGCTGTGGGTTCAACCTGTATCATTGCCTGTGTTGTCGGAATGTACTTGTCTTCACAAAGGGCCGCAAGACGACATCGACGCAACAACCGAATTCCCTCCATTGTTATAGAAAGTGAAACTGGAGAAAGAACGCCAGCGTTAGAAGGAAGGATGGACATTCGTTGTAATCATCAAAATTGTATTCTGGTCTGCTGTCTTGTCTTCTTCGACTACCTCATTGACGGCATTCCTTACGTCGTAAGTATGATATTATTGTTACGAATGTAG
- the LOC144451237 gene encoding monocarboxylate transporter 12-like produces MADRSQSSRDPPDGGWGWVIVMATFITFALTAGSMYSFGVLYVAFLDAFGESKSKTAWVGSIFTFLFALTSSLGVALARKIGHQKTVMLGGFLVFIGLFTSSFANHLVVLFFTYGIITASGYPQFVNVPPKGTYSLYGYMMDMYWLWIGIYGQPRNRESVFQEKADHCSRNIVCWEWCRSVCIIFGNSIFTGYLGWRGTLLLLSAIAFNTCVAGALLWPLNEGKNSYPEKSDISEEENEENVNLNTEEFIQGTYVNGTKSTKTSCILRCIKNCVTAPLDLSLFLEPVYWVQICIAIGQAFVNGTILIHMVRRSREYGISDYYSSLIPAVMGLTQVITRPLWGAIGHIRGLRPNILYGIALAVCGVNTIVSTYTRTFTGQAVFIIIIFGICNGGYTIFMPLVVSSFLGPSKIGFGTSFLLQVCGLTTLLVSPLAGWIRDETGVYDWAFWMAGISVLLAAVLAFLLPVIEKVVKRKRHRKAEYREETNITDLY; encoded by the exons ATGGCTGATAGATCACAATCGTCAAGAGATCCCCCAGACGGTGGATGGGGATGGGTCATCGTTATGGCAACCTTCATAACCTTTGCCCTGACAGCTGGCAGCATGTATTCTTTTGGAGTTCTTTATGTTGCTTTTCTGGATGCATTTGGTGAATCGAAGTCAAAAACGG CATGGGTTGGTTCCATATTCACATTTCTGTTTGCCTTGACATCTTCACTTGGTGTTGCTTTGGCGAGAAAGATTGGACATCAAAAGACAGTAATGTTGGGTGGGTTTCTCGTATTCATTGGACTCTTTACAAGTTCCTTTGCGAACCATTTGGTGGTCCTTTTCTTTACCTATGGTATTATCACAG CCAGTGGTTATCCACAATTTGTAAATGTACCACCAAAGGGGACCTATTCTCTCTATGGATATATGATGGACAT GTACTGGTTGTGGATTGGCATTTATGGCCAGCCTAGAAATCGTGAGTCTGTATTTCAAGAGAAGGCTGACCATTGCTCTCGGAATATCGTTTGCTGGGAGTGGTGTAGGTCAGTTTGCATTATCTTTGGTAATTCAATATTTACTGGATACCTTGGTTGGAGAGGAACTCTTTTACTTTTATCAGCCATAGCTTTCAACACGTGTGTTGCTGGCGCACTCTTGTGGCCATTAAACGAAGGTAAAAATAGTTATCCTGAAAAGTCTGACATTAGTGAAGAGGAAAATGAAGAGAATGTTAATCTAAACACAGAAGAATTTATACAGGGAACATATGTTAATGGAACGAAATCTACAAAGACAAGCTGTATTTTAAGGTGCATTAAAAACTGCGTAACAGCTCCGTTGGACTTGTCATTATTCTTGGAACCAGTTTACTGGGTACAAATTTGCATCGCTATAGGTCAGGCCTTTGTAAATGGCACTATTCTTATACACATG GTACGTCGGTCACGTGAATATGGTATTTCGGATTACTACAGTTCTCTAATACCCGCTGTCATGGGTTTAACACAAGTTATCACACGTCCACTGTGGGGTGCTATTGGACATATACGTGGACTAAGACCCAATATCCTTTATGGTATTGCTTTGGCTGTATGTGGCGTGAACACTATTGTCAGTACGTACACAAGGACATTCACGG GCCAAGCTGtgtttattattatcatttttggaATATGTAATGGTGGTTACACGATTTTCATGCCATTAGTCGTATCATCATTTCTTGGACCAAGCAAGATAGGATTTGGAACTTCATTTCTATTACAAGTTTGTGGTTTGACCACGCTACTTGTGTCGCCACTAGCAG GATGGATAAGAGATGAAACTGGTGTCTATGATTGGGCATTCTGGATGGCAGGAATTTCTGTTCTCCTGGCAGCTGTTTTAGCATTCCTTCTGCCCGTCATTGAAAAAGTGGTTAAACGAAAACGACATCGCAAGGCAGAGTATAGGGAAGAGACTAACATCACAGATTTATACTAA